Below is a genomic region from Vanessa atalanta chromosome W, ilVanAtal1.2, whole genome shotgun sequence.
tttggatttacgaggggtcgctcgactaccgacgcaggtatcgaactaataagaaatatctatgaagcctgggagaggtcgcaggatgccttagggattttctgcgacttatccaaagccttagattgtgttcaacatgaaactctggtcaggaaactatatcactatggaattagagaatgtgcactcgaccttctgacttcttatcttaacaatagaattcagagggttgacgttaaagggacaaggtctcctggggtctcagttggtatgggggtcccacaaggatcaattcttggaccttttctattcctcatatatattaatgacttgccctttcttgttgggaacaaacatgatatagtattgtttgctgatgatacctctttggtttttaaaattaataggaaacaggtacagtatgacgatgtaaacaatgctatgtctgatatagtacactggtttagcgtaaataatcttaggctgaataataaaaaaactaaaattgtaaaatttagcacaccaaacgtgcaaaatgtaaaacccgatgtacttatcaatggggaatcgatggatccagttgaaacaactgaatttcttggccttactcttgatgccaaattacagtggctcccccatataaacggattggcgggtagactgagttctgcggcatttgcggtcaaaaaaattagattatttaccgatgttgatacggctcgcctagtttatttcagttactttcacagtataatgtcgtacggtattatgctttggggtaacgcagccgctatccatactatatttgtgctgcagaagagggctattcgcgcaatctataacctgggagccaaggaatctttgaggtataaatttaaagaaattaagatattgactgttgcttctcaatatatattctgtaatgttttgtatgtacggaaaaatattaatgtttttatgagaaaatgtgattctcataacgttggtacaaggaacaaacacaatcttgttactcctgttactcgactgcatagagtcagtaactcttttgtggggcaatgtatacgcttctacaacaggatcccagaaagcgttcaaaatgcttctgttgcgaaatttaaaaaaattgttaaggaacgcttgtgtgcgaaaggttactatacaattagtgagtttatgtttgatagcacaccttgggaatgaaacgatcgcctcctggctgtttctactcatatataattatgtatataattaatttgacgtaaaaaaaaaaaaaaaaagtcccgctgagtttctttcgccggttcttctcaggtcagggtgttttcttttccgaaccggtggtagtgtttaacttgacaatcaataagaaagtgtaatacttctatattgaataaaggaatttgagtttgagttgagtttgaatgttaagacaaaagaggtagtctctggctcaagtattattaatactaatattaatttacctaatagtaatttaaccttggataaattcctaaattttaaaattagaaataatcaaaacaataattatagtaaacttgtaaacctggtgcaccaaaacattcaaggaatgaccggaaaagatttagaaatttagttattcataaacagtaatgccattgatattttatgtataacagaacattggcttgtaaattatcagtttatgtttaacttcagtggtcaccagatggctagtatgttcagtagaaaaaatgctatacgtggtggctcattaatacttctTAACAaacatctaaaatttaaagaacgtataGGAGATGGTAATAGGCGAGTAAAACTATTAAGATTTACACGGCGATAGACAGTCTTTAATATCACACATACAGTTCACACACAGAAGGAGAAAGAGTAAGCGTACGGAAGATGGAAGTGAAGCTACAAAAGTTTATAGAAAGCACAGTACGAAGGAATAACACAAAACTATTAActaagtataaatatgtatagcgTAAGCGTATAAGCTAGCGAGCGCATAAAAAAATGGCACGGGTTTCGCGTCTAGCGTCTGGATCGTGACTGACTCGAGACAAAAATGCGAGGCTCCGGAGACGACCGCAGGTGCGCTGACGCAGGGAGCGGTCcgtgttacatatatataaaacttgtcGCGAGTTTTATGTGCGTCGATTtaagataatatgtataaaatttattatataaatatgcgttgtatttttgttttaaatatataattatatatttatatttaaagtgtaattactatattgtatttatttatattttgttacttatgtttacgtataatttataatataataaatatatgtatgtatatgtatgtatataaataattatattagtgtaaaatatataattgtaaatgtgTATGTTCGCCACATCACTCCCCTCCAGAGACCGTGCTACGGGCGAAAGTAGTCCGGCAACCGAACATGACGTCCCGACCGAGTAGTTTTTACGTCTGGAGTTTGAGTGGATTTTAATATGGGAATGATGATAGGGGTTGTAGGTGTAGGAGTTTCAATGGAGGTGTTAGTGTCAGACAGTATGTAGGCAGGTTTCAATCGGTCTACTGATACTGTGACATCTttacctttaattttaattttgaaaacctTAGCATCTCTAGTCGCCACTTCATATGGGCCAGTATATGCTGGTTGAAGAGAACCTCTCAATGCATCCTCGCGTAGAAATACGTGAGAACAAGTGGAAAGGTCcttgtatacaaatatttttttattaattgccgAGTGGTGCTTAATGGGGACTGGTTGCAAATTGTTGGCAAATGATCTGATTCGTGCTGAAAAATCAATAACATCAGTTGTGCATTTGTCAACACTGCAATCAAAAAAGTCGCCTGGGAGACGTAAAGGTTCTCCGTATACGAGCTCAGCTGAGGAACATTGAAGGTCGTCCTTGAAAGAGCTTCGTATACCGAGTAGTACAAACGGCAATGACTCAGACCATCGACAGTCCGCATGGCACATAATTGCGGCCTTTAGTTGCCGATGGAATCGCTCGACTAGACCATTGCACTGAGGGTGGTAAGCAGTTGTCTTTCGATGTTTAAAACCAATGGTTTTCGAAAGCTGTTGAAACAGTGAAGACTCAAACTGCCTACCTCGATCAGTGACAATGTCAGTCGGGCAACCAAATCGGGCAACCCACCCAGAAAGGAATGCCTTGGCCACAGACTCTGCCGTAATATCGGCAATAGGTACAGCTTCAGCCCATCGCGTAAAGCGATCGACCGCTGTCAGACAGTACCGATATCCGGCAGATGGAGGTAGTGGTCCGATGAGGTCTAAGTGAACATATTTGAAGCGCGCGTTTGGTAAATCGAGAGTGCCTAATGGAGATGACACATGTCGATTTACTTTCGCGCGTTGGCAGTCCAAACATGTCCTAGACCACTCGCGACAGTCTTTTCTCATCTGTGGCCATACATAGCGTTGAGCTACAAGTTTGGCACTTGTATTAGCACCGGGGTGACTAAGGGCATGTAAACTGGTGAAAATTTGTCTGCGTAATGGTTGAGGTACGAAAGGCCTAGGTGCCGGTGTGCTGACATCGCAGTACAAAGTAGTACGGCTACCAGGGATAGTCAACCTCTTCATACGCAGAGAAGATCCTTCTGCGAGATATTTAGCTAGCTCTCTGTCCGATTCCTGAGCTTTAGCTAGTATCTCTAGATCTACAGGCAAGTGCAATTCCTCAATGCGTGATAAAGTATCTGCCACGACATTGTCCTTACCTGCAATGTGTCTAACATCGGTGGAAAACTGAGATATGAAATCTAAGTATCTATACTGACGAGGAGTGCAATTATTTTTACGCTCGCTAAACATGTAGCATAATGGTTTGTGGTCAGTATAGATTGTAAATGATGTTGCTTCCAACCAATGTCTGAAATATTTGACACTCTCGTAAATAGCTAGGAGCTCTCTATCGTAAGGTGAGTATTTCCTTTGCGATGGGCTTAATTTACGAGAGAAGTATGCCAATGGTTGCCAATGTCTGTCTTTCAGTTGTTGTAAGACACTTCCGATGGCAAGATCTGATGCATCAGTTACCAAACTCAGCTTCGAATTTGAGTCAGGGTGCGCTAGCATAGCTGCGTTACATAAGCTAGCCTTACACTCCTCGAAAGCGGTTAACGAGTCTCCACATATGTCCACTGGCTGTGATGCTTTGACGGAACCCGTGAGTAAAAAATTTAAGGGAGCTTGGATCTGAGCAGCTCGAGGTATAAACCTCCTATAAAAATTAACCATCCCCAGAAATCTGCGAAGCTGTTTAGCTGTCTTGGGAACTGGGTAATTCTTTATAGCCTCTACTTTTCCTTCCAAAGGCTTAGTACCATTTTGTGAAATATGGTAACCTAGAAAAGCGACCTCAGCTACCCCAAATTGACATTTCGAGACATTTATTAGTATTCCATACTCTTGCAGCCTCGTAAAGAGTTCACGAAGATGTTTCTCGTGAAGAGTTTCGTCtttggaaaatattaatatgtcgTCGAGGTAAGGGTAACAAAAGTCTATGCCACGTGTCACTTCATCTATAAACCTTTGGAAAGTCTGAGCTGCGTTCCGTAAGCCAAAAGTCATATATGGAAACTCGAAGAGTCCAAACGGAGTAGTAATGGCCGTTTTCGGGATGTCCTGCTCAAAAACTGGTAACTGGTTATACGCTTTAACTAGATCTATTGTCGAAAAAATTTTGCAACCCGACAGATTGTGTGCAAAATCCTGAATATGTCGGATAGGATATTTGTCCGGAATTGTCCTAGCATTGAGTAATCTGTAGTCACCACAAGGACGCCAGCCGTTGTCCTTCTTGGGGGCTAGGTGCAATGGTGACGACCAGGAACTTTCAGATGGTCGAGCTGTACCGTTTGCCAACATTTCCTCAAACTCAGCCTTAGCGATCTTAAGCTTCTCTGGAGCAAGTCTTCGTGGGGAACAAGACACTGGGGGGCCTGATGTTGTACGAATGTGGTAAGTAATTGTGTGTTTAATAATGCGCACCGGTCCAGTTGGTCGTGTAATCTCCGGGAACTCTGCAAGTAAATCGTTATATTTAGAATTACCGGCCATGACCTTAACGCTAGACACTAAACAGTCTGCTACATTTATTGATGCTATCGTAGATAAATTAGTACTGTTATCTAAAAGGCGTTTATTTCTAACATCTActgacaaattaaaataagataaaaaatctaCGCCAATGATAGCTTTGGAAACATCAGCTACTACAAAACGCCACTCAAAGTCTCTACGTAAACCTAAATTAAGTTTAAGATGTACATAACCATAGGTGTTAATTATAGTACCATTCGCCGCACACAATTGATAGTCAGTTCGCACACGTGGTTGACGAAGCGCAGCTCGAGGAAAAACACTTAAATCACTTCCCGTATCGATAAGAAATTGCATCCTCGAACCGCGATCGGTGACGAACAGGCGACCAGTGGTGGAAGGGCAATCGGACGTCGCCATTACCGACTGCCGCTTACTTTTCCCGAATTGTAGTCACAGGGGGGTATGCACTTTTTCGCGAGGTTACCGAATTTGTAATGGTACCAGCATACAGGAAACTTCTTGTAGTTTGAAATTGATCTTCTAGAAGTCGATCGAGTCCTCTGATGTGGCATCTGTCGGCTTCTGGAACGCGGGCGATGGTGTCTGGTGGTGAGCTCACTGACCTGTTTCGTTAACTCGGTTATTTGTCGAGCCATCATGTCCATCGCCGACTCCAATCTGGATACTGAAGCCACCGCCAGCTGCGGTGATGATGGTGCAATGTCATGCACCCTATCTGCCAAATCAGCCAGATCCTGCAACGTCATGTTGGCCTGCGAAGCGATTATTGTTTGCAGGTTGCTTGGTAAGCGGCTGGTCCACACGTCAGTGATAAAGTCATCGGGCATATTCGGTCCGGCCAGCTGCTGCAGATGTCGTAGAAATTGGGAAGGCTTACGGTCACCAAGCTCCTCCGACTGTAAAAGCTGCTTGACTTTTTTCTGCCTCGATATCGAAAGTCGTTTTATCAGCTCGGACTTTAATTTTTCGAACTTTCCGGAAGCAGGTGGATTTTCTATAATATCCTCCACTGTGGCGGAATATTGTCCGTCCAAATACGCCAGGACATAGTAAAATTTGGTGTTATCGTCCGTTATGCGCGCTAAATTAAATTGTGCTTCAATTTGAGCGAACCAAATCTTTGGTTTTTCGACCCAAAATGGCGGCACTCGGACGCCAACGCGGCATAACTCCGCAGATGGGTCCCGATCCGTTGATACACGCTCGCACTTTTTAACGCGATGGCGGACACGTGCACTTCTCACCGATTGTCCCGATTCAGCGGTCTCACCGTCGCTACTCATTGTATATAATGTTCCACGGGGTCACCAGTTATAGGAGATGGTAATAGGCGAGTAAAACTATTAAGATTTACACGGCGATAGACAGTCTTTAATATCACACATACAGTTCACACACAGAAGGAGAAAGAGTAAGCGTACGGAAGATGGAAGTGAAGCTACAAAAGTTTATAGAAAGCACAGTACGAAGGAATAACACAAAACTATTAActaagtataaatatgtatagcgTAAGCGTATAAGCTAGCGAGCGCATAAAAAAATGGCACGGGTTTCGCGTCTAGCGTCTGGATCGTGACTGACTCGAGACAAAAATGCGAGGCTCCGGAGACGACCGCAGGTGCGCGGACGCAGGGAGCGGTCcgtgttacatatatataaaacttgtcGCGAGTTTTATGTGCGTCGATTtaagataatatgtataaaatttattatataaatatgcgttgtatttttgttttaaatatataattatatatttatatttaaagtgtaattattatattgtatttatttatattttgttacttatgtttacgtataatttataatataataaatatatgtatgtatataaataattatattagtgtaaaatatataattgtaaatgtgTATGTTCGCCAcaaacgtaaggatgttgtgagcctttctattgagcagactattgaaatagcctgtgcagagcttgagcatgtcattgttgtatgcgtatacagacctcctagcgggttatatgaagcatttgagaaaatattggaaagtgcattattgaaattatctggatcaagtaaatatattttatttgtggtgacttcaacataaatttattagaaaactatagtacaagtattagattcagatcattattatctagacacgcggtagcgtgtcagccaagttctagtaacagaactggcgagcagcatcgtgtgtaatattacacgaaccatttggagctaCTTTTGACCACctaataactcaaaaactatttgacataaatttgtcaaatttggctcatatattgaaactcgcgagatacatatgtgttctaaatttcataaacgcatctcaaatgtttatttagatattaacgtctaaaaatcgccatttttatcactgactgacctatagatcaaaactataacctacttccagctgacctagaaagttgaaatttggcatgcaggtagataattaggccaatataaaggaacaaatctgaaactggtaattttttatcattttattataatttttcattttattgggtctataggaacacttatatacttagttcctgaaataactgtaatgtaataaaaacaataatgtaagaaccagcaatcaaaacttatgacagccggtcttaaagtggattttaaggtctttacgtgaatatataacaagttgaataccacccttaagttttttaaatccaaatatttccgttttattacttatgagtatagtcgactttcgtatttattacgttattaactagcatttagcgcacatcaatggtgcaaaatcattatacttaaaaaaataataggcatttcggtacaaggCGCGCAACGCGACGCCGGAGctgcgggataggagcgttgcaactaaaccttaacgcggacgtgtctgagcgagtggcaaccgcgctcataagaattatttcaatgccttccgatggaagctgcctagtctattcgactgcatattttttgtttgagtatactagtgtacaacaataaaataggtttcgtgagactgtagtagagtatgtatatcgtaacatgaatgatttaagtttgtactctagcgcaacaaacggggatccttattgcttggaagaacagtatcgagcaagcatgctgatgtcagcaaaggactggtgaatgggtccaatggaaaaatagagaaggtaaattggggacgtcgacaacagcaatagcgcacgtaaaataacaattcaatttaaacataatttaatttgcgaactagaagtcaaaaccaagttacaaaggaaacaattctctatttgcttagcatattctactactatacacaaatcacaaggccttcgccttgacgttgttcttttcgacataggctcctctatatttagtaaagagcaggctgacgttggcctctctagagttaaaaacttagatgtagtacattttatcaatttaggtccaagtcaaatcaagacacaagagagctctattgtagagtacaaccgtctgcgcacgttataccacccctacttgggcaaatgaagtataaacagaaaacgcgtaaaataaatccggacactgaatgggcaattcactcgaacatttcagaggtacctacaagaaaaataagaacgtatcaaaaaaaaaagacaattataccccgtaaacataagaaaatagaatagtttaacaaaaaccatatggtattaattttgttattaataagtaataatttatatacaaaaagtagtgatatcccatccaAAACTTCCCCGTTTTtgaatgcttccccgtttaaacgagtgtacgtttaaacggggaagcattagatgttttagaatcaacagagttccttggtatgacaatagactctaagctccaatgaggcccccatataaataaattggcgaatagacacAGCTCTGCAGCTTATCGAATtgtatcaatataaattttatattgtggGTTCCAGAGTACAGAACCATATTCCAACAATGAACGGACAAAGCAATTATATAAAAGGATAAAGTTTGtgtcattattaaaatctttactaACCCTGAGGATAAAACCAAGCATTCGATATGCCTTTGCAACTATACAATCTATATCgaatttgaatttcaatttgCTGTCCAGATATATGCCTAAGTCTCTCACCTCCGTTACTCTGGTAATATTgtcattattcaatttatattttatattagatttggTTTTCGTGTAAAAGAGATAatgcaacattttttaatattaatattcagtgAGTTTTCGTTACAATAACTGCACAAGTTATAAAGATCATTCTGCAAAAGGCTACAATCCGAAGGCTTATCAATAATTCTAAAGATTTTCATGTCATCAGCATATAacagtatattatgtaatttacaaaaatgttaaataataacagaCCGAGGTGAGAGCCCTGTGGCACACTAGAAGAAACtggaacaaaagaaaaacaaaagtcCCTGATCGTCACCGCTTGACTTCTGTTACGAAGGTATGAGGACAACCAACGAAGCAGGTCGCCATGTATACCAACTTGCTCTAGTTTATGCAATAAGATTGTGTGCGATATTTTGTCAAAAGTCTTAGAGTAGTCAGTATACACAACGTCTACCTGATAGCCCCTATCCATAGCTGTGGTCACATGATGTGTTAACTCGCATACATTTGTTTCAGTAGATCGTCTATTCACAAAACCATGTTGCTCGTTAATCAATGCACCCCTTACGAAGGGAGAGATCCCGTCATAAATGATTATTTCGACAGTTCTATATGGCCAATATCCAAATTACTATTTCTAGAACAATTAAGTACTGGAAAGGCGACAGGAATTTCAATAACAGACTggaaataatcattaaaaagtgAGCATATATCACTCCCCCCACAAGCAGTACGattcattaaaaatagattattaggTAGACCACAAGATGATTTTGTGCCTACGTATTATCTTTTGTTAATGTAAGCAAATCTTAAATACATCAGAAGGACCAGTCGAAATTAAATCTAACTTATGTTTAAAGAttgaatctattaataaatacgattataatcccattaaaaattgcaataatgCACTAAATAGAAGCCAAGAAGTTTTAAAATCTCTTAGAACTTCTCACTTGAATCAAGAAGAATCAGACGCCATAACCTTTGCCATAACTTCTCAGACATCTTTCATTTGCCTTGTGCCTACGTATTATCTTTTGTTAATGTAAGCAAAAATCACTGTCCATAATGGCATCTAGAAACAAGTCGATATTCGATATGTTACAttgtcaattaatatattattatatgttctgTCGCCAGTCGCCATTCTAACATCGCACCGTAATATCGtcgtaacaattaaatattgtaaattatattacaatacatatatctatactcAATTGCCTTTTATTACATCATCCACAAGACATTTAAGGCAAATTGGTGACCCCGACGTGATAAGAGATTTGGAAAATTTGGCTACTATTGCAGACAAAATTATGGAAAATACAAGGCCTATTCAAATAACGGAGGTTAGTAGTAAACCGTAGACGTCACCCGTACCGACGACCGTAGCACAAGTAGCTCAAAAAGctttaagtggtagtgccacactgcataccttcgggttgcagccgaatgggccggcacgcccggggaagtaccactctctcacttaaaatcagcgtgaagtggtagctatgttaccgcgtttcgtctggtatgtgagagtcccggaggcccgatcccccccccccctaaacatgatggttgtgcagaatttggttacattacccaaggagggtaccatcagcgactgcggtggagaatccctccctgggcatccatgctcaggacgtacaccacctgagcagggatgcccaggctgccctccaaattctggggggggcaattttgcactccccactgttcggggcaagcggagcaggcatcataaggcaaccacCCTAAGGCATCATaaccctaccaccctcactgtggacttctgcaacataaggggactcaactcgaacttgaacgccgtccactttcaccttgagacggcgaagccggccttgctctttcttaccgagactcagatatcttctcctgccgatacgacttttctttcctaccccgggtataaattggaacattcctttgtaccacgagctggggtgtgcgtttacgtcagagatgatatctgctctcgacgcctcggcagtcttgaaggacaggacctatcaattatctggctgcgtgtagattgtgacgaccatccgcgaatctacgcttgcctttataggtcccatagcggtaatgccgaaaccgaccgactggttgagcacgtccaaatggctacagattccgtactgcagcagatcccatccgcagagatcgtggttcttggtgattttaatgcccaccatgccgaatggcttggatcacgtactactgatcatgcgggtagatctgttctcgacttcgctttagcatatgatttgacacaactggtcacctcgccaacgcgaataccggacgtggaggattatacaccttccctgttggaccttctgctgacttctcatccggatagctatcaggttatcgtcgatccccctctgggctcgtcggaccactgtctcgttcggagtacagttccggttatgcggtactcacgacctcgtttcatgggctgccgccgcgtgtggcactacaagtcagcggattgggatgggatgcggtccttctttgcctcctacccatgggggcaggtttgtttctcgctggatgatccgagcattattgccgactctgttgccgatgtggtgcttcagggtatggaactgttcattccgttttctgcggtgcccatcggtggcaagttccagccctggtttggtcgtttctgcaaaacggcctcacgccgaaattgggaacgttaccatgactgggctaacgcatcagcgtctcgtgatgtaaagactagcgcattcagaaaggaatataactctgcctctaggtccttcaaaaatgtgattgctgaggcgaagacggagtacattggcagaattggcgagagactggtgcgtctcccttcaggaacacgtgcgttctggtctctcgctaaagctgttcttgggaatttctgtcagccttcttttccatctctgcacaaggacggtgagtcattggcccataccgcgaaagagaaagctgatcttttaggctctctcttcgcgtcgaattcgaccctggatgaccaaggaaattcaccaccaacaataccgcgatgtgataccacgatgccggaggttaaattccggcaaagtgcagttcgtaaagcacttttttccttggacattcataagtcgagtggacccgatggcatccctccaatcgtgctacggacatgtgctcccgagttggcaccggtcttaacgcgtcttttccggcaatcttacgcattaggcgtcgtcccgatctcctggaagactgctttagtgcatccgattcccaaaaaggttaaccgctcagacccgtccaattataggcctatagccatcacccccttgtt
It encodes:
- the LOC125075626 gene encoding uncharacterized protein LOC125075626, whose amino-acid sequence is MSSDGETAESGQSVRSARVRHRVKKCERVSTDRDPSAELCRVGVRVPPFWVEKPKIWFAQIEAQFNLARITDDNTKFYYVLAYLDGQYSATVEDIIENPPASGKFEKLKSELIKRLSISRQKKVKQLLQSEELGDRKPSQFLRHLQQLAGPNMPDDFITDVWTSRLPSNLQTIIASQANMTLQDLADLADRVHDIAPSSPQLAVASVSRLESAMDMMARQITELTKQVSELTTRHHRPRSRSRQMPHQRTRSTSRRSISNYKKFPVCWYHYKFGNLAKKCIPPCDYNSGKVSGSR